In a genomic window of Vigna angularis cultivar LongXiaoDou No.4 chromosome 6, ASM1680809v1, whole genome shotgun sequence:
- the LOC108341967 gene encoding uncharacterized protein LOC108341967 isoform X1 translates to MPEKVAPWSSINWRFGLLTALVLGGMVVVWTVDGFTVRSVVEAWSWRYGQDSFSLSSHFPNSTLSLHPNLTFSDCSSPCSPLSLDQNQTNVTTLFDSHNHVNITFSEFSETVSAKNSSSSSSSGVSDELDKKTPVKPELKGLSTWISSELEPNLTSSLLSRWLAPGGEPCKDSKTDRISMPGLDDGKLIDLSAGEVHEFFFQAFDESGKPRCLGGDYFETDLSGDSWKSRPLVKDFSNGSYSISLQVHPDFVGVYNLTVILLYRHFEGLKFTPWRFVHDRVVWSVAIRFYSSIAQLTKLETCKASDFGKDVWCGRWTRHGKNDDCNIGNDGRYRCLAPDFPCKEPWCDGSLGVLESNGWVYSTHCSFKMYSAESAWKCLKNRWIFFWGDSNHVDTIRNMLNFVLDLPEIHSVPRRFDMNFSNPKDPSQTVRITSIFNGHWNETQNYLGLDSLRDEGFQNLLKKYFSEGTIPDTVIMNSGLHDGVHWRNIRAFSVGADYAASFWRGVMLSVKQRGLAWPRVFYRSTVATGGYARSLAFNPYKMEVFNGVLIEKLKKAGIINGVIDDFDMTFPWHFDNRCNDGVHYGRAPAKMKWRDGKIGHQYFVDLMLAHVLLNALCAS, encoded by the coding sequence ATGCCAGAAAAGGTGGCTCCTTGGTCTTCTATTAATTGGCGTTTTGGGTTGCTCACTGCTCTTGTTTTGGGTGGTATGGTTGTGGTTTGGACCGTTGATGGATTCACTGTTAGGAGCGTTGTTGAAGCTTGGAGCTGGAGGTATGGTCAAGATTCTTTTTCTCTGAGCTCCCATTTTCCTAATTCCACTCTTTCCCTTCATCCAAATCTCACTTTTAGTGATTGTAGCTCCCCGTGTAGTCCACTTAGTTTGgatcaaaatcaaaccaatgTTACTACCCTCTTTGATTCCCACAATCATGTGAACATCACATTTTCTGAATTTAGTGAAACAGTTTCTGCTAAGAATTCTAGTAGTAGTAGTAGCAGTGGGGTGTCTGATGAGCTTGACAAGAAAACCCCAGTGAAGCCCGAACTTAAGGGGCTTTCGACTTGGATTTCGAGTGAATTGGAGCCAAACTTGACTTCAAGTCTTCTATCAAGATGGTTAGCTCCAGGAGGAGAACCTTGTAAAGATTCTAAGACAGATAGAATATCAATGCCTGGGTTGGATGATGGGAAGCTGATAGACCTATCAGCTGGGGAAGTgcatgagtttttttttcaggCGTTCGATGAATCAGGAAAGCCTCGCTGTTTAGGTGGGGATTACTTTGAGACTGATCTTTCGGGTGACTCATGGAAATCTAGGCCTCTGGTGAAAGATTTCAGTAATGGTTCTTACTCAATTTCTCTTCAAGTTCATCCTGATTTTGTTGGGGTTTACAATCTCACCGTAATTCTACTTTATAGACACTTTGAAGGTCTGAAGTTCACTCCATGGAGATTTGTACACGACCGAGTGGTTTGGAGTGTTGCAATCAGGTTCTACAGTAGCATTGCTCAGTTAACAAAACTTGAGACTTGTAAAGCTTCTGATTTTGGTAAGGATGTGTGGTGTGGAAGGTGGACCAGGCATGGCAAGAATGATGACTGCAATATAGGTAATGATGGTAGGTATAGATGCTTGGCCCCAGATTTTCCCTGTAAAGAACCATGGTGTGATGGTTCCTTGGGAGTTCTAGAGAGTAACGGTTGGGTGTACTCAACTCACTGCTCGTTCAAGATGTATTCAGCTGAGTCTGCTTGGAAGTGCTTGAAGAATAGATGGATTTTCTTCTGGGGTGATTCAAATCACGTTGACACAATACGTAATATGCTCAATTTTGTTCTAGATTTGCCCGAAATACATTCTGTCCCAAGGAGATTTGACATGAACTTTTCAAACCCGAAAGACCCTTCTCAAACAGTTAGAATCACAAGCATTTTCAATGGGCATTGGAATGAAACACAAAACTATTTAGGATTGGATTCTCTGAGGGATGAAGGGTTTCAAAATCTGCTGAAGAAGTACTTCTCAGAAGGCACAATCCCAGACACTGTGATCATGAACTCAGGATTGCATGACGGTGTTCACTGGCGTAATATAAGAGCATTTTCTGTTGGAGCAGACTATGCAGCATCATTCTGGAGAGGTGTTATGTTGTCAGTGAAGCAAAGGGGGTTAGCTTGGCCTAGAGTCTTTTATCGTTCCACAGTCGCAACAGGTGGATATGCAAGATCACTAGCATTTAATCCTTACAAAATGGAGGTGTTCAATGGAGTGCTAATAGAGAAATTGAAGAAAGCTGGCATCATCAATGGAGTGATTGATGACTTTGATATGACATTTCCATGGCATTTTGATAACCGGTGTAACGATGGTGTTCACTATGGAAGAGCTCCTGCAAAGATGAAGTGGCGTGATGGCAAAATTGGTCATCAGTATTTTGTGGATCTCATGTTAGCTCATGTTCTGCTCAATGCATTATGTGCAAGCTAA
- the LOC108342820 gene encoding uncharacterized protein LOC108342820 has protein sequence MFSLFYGLWKYLFSKMELHVLILGIDKAGKTTLLEKMKSVYSNIEGIPPDRIIPTVGLNIGRIEVTNSKLVFWDLGGQPGLRSIWEKYYEEAHAVIFVIDAASPSRFEDAKSALEKVLRHEDLQGAPLLILANKQDLPEAVSAEELARYLDLKKLDERVYMFEAVSAYDGIGIRESAEWLVEVMERSKRTEMLRARAGAMGPGP, from the exons atgttttctttgttttatggACTATGGAAGTACCTGTTCAGCAAGATGGAGCTTCATGTACTCATATTGGGCATTGACAAAGCTGGGAAAACG ACTTTGCTGGAGAAGATGAAGTCAGTCTACTCAAATATCGAAGGCATTCCTCCTGATCGAATTATTCCAACTGTGGGATTGAATATTGGTCGCATTGAAGTGACAAATAGTAAACTTGTATTTTGGGACTTGGGAGGTCAG CCTGGTCTTCGCTCAATCTGGGAGAAATATTATGAAGAGGCACATGCTGTAATATTTGTTATTGATGCTGCTTCTCCCTCACGCTTTGAAGATGCGAAATCAGCTCTTG AAAAGGTTCTTCGGCATGAGGATCTTCAAGGAGCCCCTCTTTTGATATTAGCGAACAAGCAG GACCTTCCTGAAGCAGTATCAGCTGAAGAGCTTGCTCGATATCTGGATTTGAAGAAGTTGGATGAAAGAGTTTACATGTTTGAAGCTGTGTCAGCATATGATGG GATAGGGATTAGGGAAAGTGCAGAATGGTTGGTGGAAGTGATGGAGAGAAGCAAGAGGACTGAAATGTTAAGAGCAAGGGCAGGTGCAATGGGTCCAGGTCCCTAG
- the LOC108342821 gene encoding uncharacterized protein LOC108342821 has product MTQNRVLFLVWKLKMTKKKLETLMGKMRGLCFVCLGGCFDSCYDHSQAYGLGTRIWNLSDRPVELQIRVGSILKKVHTLKPGCCKRLKSKRIYKAYMPGKNGNDLKSLLYYYDETSHPYVWIHDKGGDSLRMVKQQYISLEDLRDSSEIKILRDHQRGCISVLKRTRPDFC; this is encoded by the coding sequence ATGACACAAAACCGTGTGTTGTTTCTTGTTTGGAAGCTTAAGATGACTAAGAAGAAGTTGGAAACTCTGATGGGGAAAATGAGAGGCTTATGTTTTGTTTGTCTTGGAGGTTGCTTTGACAGCTGCTACGATCACAGTCAAGCCTATGGGTTAGGGACAAGGATTTGGAACTTGAGTGATCGACCGGTGGAGTTGCAGATAAGGGTGGGATCAATACTTAAGAAGGTTCACACTTTGAAGCCGGGGTGTTGTAAGAGACTGAAAAGTAAACGCATATACAAGGCATACATGCCTGGTAAGAATGGCAATGATTTGAAGAGCTTGCTTTATTACTATGATGAAACCAGTCACCCTTATGTTTGGATTCATGACAAAGGGGGTGATTCCTTGAGGATGGTCAAACAGCAGTATATTAGCCTTGAGGATTTGAGGGATTCTTCTGAGATCAAGATCTTAAGGGATCATCAGAGAGGTTGCATTTCAGTTCTCAAGAGAACTAGGCCAGATTTCTGCTGA
- the LOC108343554 gene encoding uncharacterized protein LOC108343554 has product MSFSWASALRITILLLLLAAVITACFTLPVEKMMKDFLLWVDHDLGPWGPIVLAVAYIPLTVLAVPASVLTLGGGYLFGLPVGFVADSIGATIGAGAAFLLGRTIGRSFVVSRLKDYPQFKSVAIAIRRSGFKIVLLLRLVPLLPFNMLNYLLSVTPVSVGEYMLASWLGMMPITLALVYVGTTLKDLSDVTHGWGEFSKTRWAFIILGLVISVILMICVTRVAKSALDKALAENEDIDDIISPELPIVAEASPSLNQPLIIKIDSAEDSHEK; this is encoded by the exons ATGTCTTTCTCTTGGGCCTCCGCCCTGAGGATCAccatcctcctcctcctccttgcTGCCGTCATCACCGCGTGCTTCACTCTACCAGTCGAGAAG ATGATGAAGGACTTCTTATTATGGGTCGATCACGATCTTGGGCCCTGGGGCCCAATCGTTCT GGCTGTTGCTTACATTCCTTTGACTGTCTTGGCAGTGCCAGCTTCGGTGCTTACG cttgGGGGTGGTTATCTTTTTGGGCTTCCAGTGGGTTTTGTTGCTGATTCTATAGGTGCAACTATTGGTGCCGGAGCTGCATTTCTCCTTGGCAGAACA ATTGGAAGATCATTTGTTGTTTCTAGGTTGAAGGATTATCCACAATTCAAATCAGTGGCAATTGCGATTCGAAGATCAGGCTTTAAG ATTGTATTACTGCTTCGGCTTGTTCCACTTCTACCGTTTAACATGTTAAATTATCTCTTATCGGTGACTCCTGTTTCGGTGGGGGAATACATGCTGGCTTCCTGGTTAGGAATGATG CCAATAACATTGGCACTGGTATATGTTGGAACAACTTTAAAAGATCTTTCTGATGTGACACATGGTTGGGGCGAGTTTTCAAAGACTCGTTGG GCTTTTATCATTCTTGGTCTTGTGATATCTG TGATTCTGATGATATGTGTGACTAGAGTTGCCAAGTCTGCTTTAGATAAAGCCTTGGCtgaaaatgaagacattgatGATATTATTTCTCCTGAGTTACCTATTGTTGCTGAAGCATCACCAAGTCTCAACCAACCTCTGATAATTAAGATAGATTCTGCTGAAGACAGTCATGAAAAGTAA
- the LOC108341967 gene encoding uncharacterized protein LOC108341967 isoform X2, with the protein MVVVWTVDGFTVRSVVEAWSWRYGQDSFSLSSHFPNSTLSLHPNLTFSDCSSPCSPLSLDQNQTNVTTLFDSHNHVNITFSEFSETVSAKNSSSSSSSGVSDELDKKTPVKPELKGLSTWISSELEPNLTSSLLSRWLAPGGEPCKDSKTDRISMPGLDDGKLIDLSAGEVHEFFFQAFDESGKPRCLGGDYFETDLSGDSWKSRPLVKDFSNGSYSISLQVHPDFVGVYNLTVILLYRHFEGLKFTPWRFVHDRVVWSVAIRFYSSIAQLTKLETCKASDFGKDVWCGRWTRHGKNDDCNIGNDGRYRCLAPDFPCKEPWCDGSLGVLESNGWVYSTHCSFKMYSAESAWKCLKNRWIFFWGDSNHVDTIRNMLNFVLDLPEIHSVPRRFDMNFSNPKDPSQTVRITSIFNGHWNETQNYLGLDSLRDEGFQNLLKKYFSEGTIPDTVIMNSGLHDGVHWRNIRAFSVGADYAASFWRGVMLSVKQRGLAWPRVFYRSTVATGGYARSLAFNPYKMEVFNGVLIEKLKKAGIINGVIDDFDMTFPWHFDNRCNDGVHYGRAPAKMKWRDGKIGHQYFVDLMLAHVLLNALCAS; encoded by the coding sequence ATGGTTGTGGTTTGGACCGTTGATGGATTCACTGTTAGGAGCGTTGTTGAAGCTTGGAGCTGGAGGTATGGTCAAGATTCTTTTTCTCTGAGCTCCCATTTTCCTAATTCCACTCTTTCCCTTCATCCAAATCTCACTTTTAGTGATTGTAGCTCCCCGTGTAGTCCACTTAGTTTGgatcaaaatcaaaccaatgTTACTACCCTCTTTGATTCCCACAATCATGTGAACATCACATTTTCTGAATTTAGTGAAACAGTTTCTGCTAAGAATTCTAGTAGTAGTAGTAGCAGTGGGGTGTCTGATGAGCTTGACAAGAAAACCCCAGTGAAGCCCGAACTTAAGGGGCTTTCGACTTGGATTTCGAGTGAATTGGAGCCAAACTTGACTTCAAGTCTTCTATCAAGATGGTTAGCTCCAGGAGGAGAACCTTGTAAAGATTCTAAGACAGATAGAATATCAATGCCTGGGTTGGATGATGGGAAGCTGATAGACCTATCAGCTGGGGAAGTgcatgagtttttttttcaggCGTTCGATGAATCAGGAAAGCCTCGCTGTTTAGGTGGGGATTACTTTGAGACTGATCTTTCGGGTGACTCATGGAAATCTAGGCCTCTGGTGAAAGATTTCAGTAATGGTTCTTACTCAATTTCTCTTCAAGTTCATCCTGATTTTGTTGGGGTTTACAATCTCACCGTAATTCTACTTTATAGACACTTTGAAGGTCTGAAGTTCACTCCATGGAGATTTGTACACGACCGAGTGGTTTGGAGTGTTGCAATCAGGTTCTACAGTAGCATTGCTCAGTTAACAAAACTTGAGACTTGTAAAGCTTCTGATTTTGGTAAGGATGTGTGGTGTGGAAGGTGGACCAGGCATGGCAAGAATGATGACTGCAATATAGGTAATGATGGTAGGTATAGATGCTTGGCCCCAGATTTTCCCTGTAAAGAACCATGGTGTGATGGTTCCTTGGGAGTTCTAGAGAGTAACGGTTGGGTGTACTCAACTCACTGCTCGTTCAAGATGTATTCAGCTGAGTCTGCTTGGAAGTGCTTGAAGAATAGATGGATTTTCTTCTGGGGTGATTCAAATCACGTTGACACAATACGTAATATGCTCAATTTTGTTCTAGATTTGCCCGAAATACATTCTGTCCCAAGGAGATTTGACATGAACTTTTCAAACCCGAAAGACCCTTCTCAAACAGTTAGAATCACAAGCATTTTCAATGGGCATTGGAATGAAACACAAAACTATTTAGGATTGGATTCTCTGAGGGATGAAGGGTTTCAAAATCTGCTGAAGAAGTACTTCTCAGAAGGCACAATCCCAGACACTGTGATCATGAACTCAGGATTGCATGACGGTGTTCACTGGCGTAATATAAGAGCATTTTCTGTTGGAGCAGACTATGCAGCATCATTCTGGAGAGGTGTTATGTTGTCAGTGAAGCAAAGGGGGTTAGCTTGGCCTAGAGTCTTTTATCGTTCCACAGTCGCAACAGGTGGATATGCAAGATCACTAGCATTTAATCCTTACAAAATGGAGGTGTTCAATGGAGTGCTAATAGAGAAATTGAAGAAAGCTGGCATCATCAATGGAGTGATTGATGACTTTGATATGACATTTCCATGGCATTTTGATAACCGGTGTAACGATGGTGTTCACTATGGAAGAGCTCCTGCAAAGATGAAGTGGCGTGATGGCAAAATTGGTCATCAGTATTTTGTGGATCTCATGTTAGCTCATGTTCTGCTCAATGCATTATGTGCAAGCTAA